A single region of the Acidobacteriota bacterium genome encodes:
- a CDS encoding TIGR01777 family protein, giving the protein MKIVIPGGTGQVGTVLARAFQAAGHEVVILSRTQQPSVWRVITWDAESLGLWASELDGADVVINLAGRSVNCRYTAENRRQIVDSRVKSTQVIGKAIAQCKNPPRVWLQASTATIYAHRYDAPHDEATGVIGGTEPSVPETWRFSIDVATMWEKAAEEALIPNTRKVLLRSAMTMSPDRGGVFDVLLGLTRGGLGGQSGNGRQYVSWIHDQDFIRAVNWIIEQDHLSGPVNLSSPNPIPNAEFMRTLRKAWGIPMGLPASKWMLEIGAVFLRTETELILKSRRVIPGKLQESGFRFLFPTWDAAAVDLCRRWRATQPRT; this is encoded by the coding sequence ATGAAAATTGTTATTCCAGGCGGAACCGGACAGGTTGGAACAGTTCTGGCACGAGCCTTTCAAGCTGCCGGCCACGAAGTTGTCATTTTGAGTCGAACCCAGCAGCCTTCGGTGTGGCGTGTCATTACCTGGGATGCCGAAAGCCTGGGGTTGTGGGCTTCAGAACTTGACGGCGCCGATGTCGTCATCAATCTGGCAGGCAGGTCGGTCAATTGCCGGTACACGGCTGAAAACCGACGGCAAATCGTTGATTCGCGAGTCAAATCAACCCAGGTCATCGGGAAGGCAATTGCCCAATGCAAAAATCCGCCGCGTGTGTGGTTACAAGCCAGTACGGCGACAATTTATGCCCATCGGTATGATGCTCCACATGATGAGGCAACTGGAGTCATCGGGGGAACGGAACCCAGTGTGCCGGAAACGTGGCGGTTTAGCATTGATGTGGCAACCATGTGGGAAAAGGCAGCGGAAGAGGCACTTATTCCAAACACCCGAAAAGTGTTGCTCCGGTCAGCGATGACGATGAGCCCGGATCGGGGAGGAGTCTTTGACGTGTTGCTTGGGCTGACGCGGGGTGGATTGGGTGGGCAGTCAGGAAATGGGCGTCAATATGTTTCCTGGATTCACGATCAGGATTTTATTCGGGCGGTCAACTGGATTATCGAGCAAGACCATTTGTCAGGGCCAGTTAATCTTTCGTCCCCCAACCCCATTCCAAATGCGGAATTTATGCGAACATTGAGGAAAGCCTGGGGGATTCCGATGGGGCTACCGGCCAGCAAATGGATGCTTGAAATCGGGGCTGTTTTTCTGCGAACCGAAACCGAACTGATTCTCAAAAGCCGTCGGGTGATACCGGGCAAGCTCCAGGAATCCGGTTTTCGCTTTCTCTTTCCAACCTGGGATGCGGCAGCCGTGGATCTTTGCCGCCGCTGGCGGGCAACTCAACCCCGCACCTGA